DNA sequence from the Lysinibacillus sp. OF-1 genome:
ATAAACTTGTTTGAGGCATAAAAAGGAGTGGTTTTCAGTTGAAAAATTTGTAGGATAGAACTAAATGGGCAAGAGTAGCAGCTATAGCAATCCCATCACTCCAAGAAGCACAAAACGTATTCCAAGCAACCATTTGAAAAGGAGGCTATGTGGAATGGCTAACGTTCAAGTAAAAGTTAAAACGACGCTTTCCTATTCGGTATAAGGAAGGGCGTTTTTTAGTTGGAGATGAATAAAGGATTGACGGTTCAATGTTAGAACGATTTGATGAGCTGAAAAAACTACTTAATGAACTACCAAAACGTTTGAAAGTGAGTGATTCGATGTATTTAATTCTATATTCATATGTTTACTAACTAACTTGTTGAAGGAGGCTTTTGATGGAAATTTATGATATTCAAAACGCTTTATCTAGTAAGCTCCACGAAGCTTTCGGAGCGGAATATAAAAAATATATTGATGAATTACCGCAGGAGTTTAATACGCCTGCTTTTTTAATTCAATTTTTGAGCTTAGAGCATATCCGACAAATAGGTGGTCGATGGAAAGTAACAGCACATTTTAACGTGAAGTATTTCCCTAAAAATGGCATACCTGAGGCGTCTAATATGACTTTAAAGGTTCAACAAGCAATCAAAGAAATAACATTGTTAAATGGTTCACTACTGCTTGGTACCGGAGCAACTAGCGAAGTTATTGAAGGCATTAGTAATAATTTTATTCATTTTAATTTCTTCTTACAAGAAATTGAAGAGAAAGCTTTTATGGGGTCATTAGATCATAATATTAACAAAGAAGAGGTGGTTTCAGTTGGCGAAAGCAATTCAGAAGAAGGTTGAGTCGATGGAAAGCAAAAACGTTGAAAAGGTAATTAGTTCGAATTTACCGAAATTTACAAAAGAGCAACTTTCAAAAAGTCAAAAATATAAAGATCGCCGTGATGCACTCAATGCATTGTTAGAAAAAGAAAAAACTTATTCATTCGCTCAAGTGGATGAAATACTGAAGAAATTCGATAAGGGAGGTAATTAATATGGCGTTAGGTGGAGGAGTATTTTTATCACAAAACAAAGTATTACCAGGGAAATATCACAATTTTATTAGCGCTACTCGTGCATTTGTAAATCTAAGCAATCGCGGTTACGTTGGTTTGCCAATTGCACTTGACTGGGGCGTAGATGGCGAAGTATTTGCTGTAACACAAGAGGATTTACGAAAGAATTCTCGCAAAATTTTTGGTTATGAATATATGGACTCAAAAATGAAAGGTATCCGTGATGTATTTAAAAATGCTATCACGGTTTATTTTTACAAACTTGCTGTGGATGCAGAAGCGGCTACAAATGATTTTGCAACAGCTAAGTACAAAGGTGCACGAGGGAATGATATTACGATTGTCATTCAGGCAAATGTCGATGAGCCATCGAAATTCGATGTTAAAACATTGCTAGCTAATGTGTTAGTAGACGAACAAATGGCGGTAGCTACTGCTACAGAACTAATCGCTAATGATTTTGTTGTGTTTAAAACGAATGCAACTTTAGCTGTTACAGCTGGTACCGCATTAGCTGGAGGTTCCAATGGCTTAGCTATTACTGGTGGGGCACATCAAGAGGCACTAGATGCTTTAGAAGCATATGGTTTCAATACTCTTGGCTGCTTGTCTTCAGAAAGTTCAATTAAATCGTTATATATTGAGTATACAAAGCGTATTCGTGACCAAATCGGTGGTAAATTCCAACTTGTAGGTCATAAACTTGGCAGTACTAACCATGAAGGGATTATTGACGTACAAAACGATACTAATGGACCAGAAGAAGAAGTGTTTGGTGCAGTATATTGGGTATCTGGTGCTCAGGCTGGAGTAGCTGTCAATAAGTCAAATACTAATAAAAAATACGAAGGTGAATTTACAGTTGATATGTCTGAAACAAAGACACAGTCACAACTCACAACGTTATTAAAGGCTGGCAAATATTTATTACATCGTGTTGGGGATGAAATTCGTGTACTTGAAGATGTGAATACCTTTACATCGTTTTCAGATGAGAAAAACGAGGACT
Encoded proteins:
- a CDS encoding phage tail terminator family protein translates to MEIYDIQNALSSKLHEAFGAEYKKYIDELPQEFNTPAFLIQFLSLEHIRQIGGRWKVTAHFNVKYFPKNGIPEASNMTLKVQQAIKEITLLNGSLLLGTGATSEVIEGISNNFIHFNFFLQEIEEKAFMGSLDHNINKEEVVSVGESNSEEG
- a CDS encoding phage tail sheath family protein; protein product: MALGGGVFLSQNKVLPGKYHNFISATRAFVNLSNRGYVGLPIALDWGVDGEVFAVTQEDLRKNSRKIFGYEYMDSKMKGIRDVFKNAITVYFYKLAVDAEAATNDFATAKYKGARGNDITIVIQANVDEPSKFDVKTLLANVLVDEQMAVATATELIANDFVVFKTNATLAVTAGTALAGGSNGLAITGGAHQEALDALEAYGFNTLGCLSSESSIKSLYIEYTKRIRDQIGGKFQLVGHKLGSTNHEGIIDVQNDTNGPEEEVFGAVYWVSGAQAGVAVNKSNTNKKYEGEFTVDMSETKTQSQLTTLLKAGKYLLHRVGDEIRVLEDVNTFTSFSDEKNEDFSLNQVIRVLDQLAIDTAQLFNTHYLGQVPNDQDGRISLWNDIGSLRMEMQRIRAIQNYNKDELTVAQGNSKKAVVVNEVVIPTVAMSQLYITTTVA